In the genome of Chaetodon auriga isolate fChaAug3 chromosome 15, fChaAug3.hap1, whole genome shotgun sequence, one region contains:
- the cfap298 gene encoding cilia- and flagella-associated protein 298, with protein sequence MVQLHVKRGDESQFLFTTTVDAPLETVIQQVTAIYNGRLKVDRLCSEMPELADHGITLPPNMQGLTEEQLVELRLKDEWEDKCVPSGGPVLRRDEIGRRNGHAPNDKMKEVLMRTVEEAKALVSKKQVQANVCVTMEVVKEALDQLRGAVMIVYPMGLPPHDPIRMEFEDQEDLSGTQASLQVIAEDECQLWWAAKEMQRGKKLQDYIGKNEKTKLVVKIQKKGQGAPAREPLITDEQQKQMMMHHYRRQEELKKLEEADDDSYLDSEWSDRQALKKQFQGLTNIKWGPR encoded by the exons ATGGTGCAGCTGCATGTGAAGCGTGGAGATGAAAGCCAGTTTCTTTTCACCACCACGGTGGACGCGCCCCTGGAGACGGTGATCCAGCAAGTTACAGCCATTTACAACGGGAGACTCAAAGTGGACAGATTATGTTCAG AGATGCCAGAGCTGGCAGACCATGGCATCACGCTGCCCCCCAACATGCAGGGgctgacagaggagcagcttgTGGAGCTGAGACTGAAGGATGAATGGGAAGACAAGTGTGTGCCCAGCGGAGGGCCAGTATTAAGGAGGGATGAGATTGGGAGGAGAAATGGACACG CtccaaatgataaaatgaaagaGGTGTTGATGAGAACAGTGGAGGAGGCAAAGGCCCTGGTCTCCAAA AAACAAGTTCAAGCTAACGTTTGTGTCACCATGGAGGTGGTTAAGGAAGCCCTGGATCAGCTAAGGGGTGCAGTCATGATCGTGTATCCCATGGGGCTGCCTCCTCATGACCCCATCAGGATGGAGTTTGAGGACCAGGAAGACCTGTCAGGAACACAG GCGTCTCTGCAGGTGATCGCAGAGGACGAGTGCCAGCTATGGTGGGCTGCCAAAGAAAtgcagagggggaaaaaactGCAGGACTACATCGGCAAAAATGAAAAGACGAAGCTTGTGGTCAAAATCCAAAAG AAAGGGCAGGGGGCACCAGCGAGGGAGCCTCTGATCACCGacgagcagcagaaacagatgatGATGCATCActacaggaggcaggaggagctcAAG aaactgGAGGAGGCAGACGATGATAGCTACCTGGACTCAGAgtggtcagacagacaggccctCAAAAAACAGTTCCAAGGCCTCACCAACATCAAGTGGGGGCCGAGATGA
- the eva1c gene encoding protein eva-1 homolog C isoform X1, whose protein sequence is MRTMSWTRPCYGLDWSHSLFYLTLLLWTRRMNGLADFSNYLSRIITSHSAHACDGQPLRLHCPRHSTISIQSAFYGSGAARLCGADPPLRAHNHSCSAFTALQKLLSECQSHRDCQLPVTHLLFGKDPCPGTAKYLHVDYKCKPTEHKRHVVCEGGTMILRCKPPKVLNIYAAVYGRSLGQTDTCPSHLTRPPPFECLNHDAVHLVTKSCYSKQRCVVAVSNQTFRDPCFPGTRKYLSVIYSCVPQTLLREADPHIFSSTSSPSVDTEKAPPLDLEEPFSKGSDNSGAMMSNSLLTYAYIKEHAEMAALLFTSSVCVGLLLTLLAVSVRVTCRGRRLRDHRRAPKSLSQTVNCQEEEEEDDDEEDDDDEEGTESSLISAAERKALYGWEEVTYVSEAAERAERIERREMIIQEIWMNAYLNGSSC, encoded by the exons ATGCGGACCATGAGCTGGACGCGTCCTTGCTACGGACTGGACTGGAGCCACAGCCTCTTCTACCTGACTTTACTCCTCTGGACCAGACGCATGAATGGACTGGCTGACTTTTCAA ACTACCTGTCCAGGATCATCACCAGTCACTCCGCTCACGCATGTGACGGCCAGCCTCTGCGACTCCACTGCCCGCGTCACTCCACCATCTCCATCCAGTCCGCCTTCTACGGGAGCGGCGCGGCGAGGCTGTGCGGAGCGGACCCTCCGCTCAGAGCCCACAACCACAGCTGTTCCGCTTTTACTGCTCTACAG AAGCTGTTGTCCGAGTGTCAGAGCCACAGAGATTGCCAGCTGCCCGTCACCCACCTGCTGTTTGGGAAGGACCCCTGCCCCGGCACGGCCAAATACCTCCATGTGGACTACAAGTGTAAACCAA CTGAACACAAAAGACATGTGGTGTGTGAGGGGGGGACCATGATCCTGCGCTGTAAGCCCCCCAAGGTTCTCAACATCTATGCAGCTGTCTATGGGAGAAGTCTGGGCCAGACTGACACCTGCCCCTCACACCTAACAAGACCACCCCCATTTG AGTGTCTGAACCACGACGCTGTACACTTAGTGACCAAGTCCTGCTACAGCAAACAGAggtgtgttgttgctgtcagtAACCAGACCTTTAGGGACCCCTGCTTTCCAGGAACCAGGAAGTACCTCAGTGTGATCTATTCCTGTG TACCACAGACTTTACTAAGAGAGGCAGACCCTCACATATTCAGCTCCACCTCATCTCCTAGTGTGGACACAGAAAAAG CTCCTCCTTTGGATCTGGAGGAGCCTTTCTCCAAAGGGTCAGACAACTCAGGAGCTATGATGAGCAACTCTCTCCTGACCTACGCCTACATCAAAG AGCATGCAGAAATGGCAGCGCTGCTGTTCACCTCCAGCGTGTGTGTCGGCCTTCTGCTCACGCTGCTGGCCGTGTCGGTCCGAGTGACCTGCAGAGGACGCCGGCTCAGAGATCACAGACGCGCACCCAAGTCTCTTAGCCAGACCGTCAActgccaggaggaggaggaggaggacgatgacGAGGAGGACGATGATGACGAGGAAGGAACAGAAAGCTCTTTGATctcagctgcagaaaggaaggCGCTATACGGCTGGGAGGAAGTGACTTATGTGAGCGAGGCGGCCGAACGGGCCGAGAGGATTGAGCGCAGAGAGATGATCATTCAGGAGATATGGATGAATGCCTATCTGAATGGCAGCTCATGTTAA
- the eva1c gene encoding protein eva-1 homolog C isoform X2 — translation MRTMSWTRPCYGLDWSHSLFYLTLLLWTRRMNGLADFSNYLSRIITSHSAHACDGQPLRLHCPRHSTISIQSAFYGSGAARLCGADPPLRAHNHSCSAFTALQKLLSECQSHRDCQLPVTHLLFGKDPCPGTAKYLHVDYKCKPTEHKRHVVCEGGTMILRCKPPKVLNIYAAVYGRSLGQTDTCPSHLTRPPPFECLNHDAVHLVTKSCYSKQRCVVAVSNQTFRDPCFPGTRKYLSVIYSCAPPLDLEEPFSKGSDNSGAMMSNSLLTYAYIKEHAEMAALLFTSSVCVGLLLTLLAVSVRVTCRGRRLRDHRRAPKSLSQTVNCQEEEEEDDDEEDDDDEEGTESSLISAAERKALYGWEEVTYVSEAAERAERIERREMIIQEIWMNAYLNGSSC, via the exons ATGCGGACCATGAGCTGGACGCGTCCTTGCTACGGACTGGACTGGAGCCACAGCCTCTTCTACCTGACTTTACTCCTCTGGACCAGACGCATGAATGGACTGGCTGACTTTTCAA ACTACCTGTCCAGGATCATCACCAGTCACTCCGCTCACGCATGTGACGGCCAGCCTCTGCGACTCCACTGCCCGCGTCACTCCACCATCTCCATCCAGTCCGCCTTCTACGGGAGCGGCGCGGCGAGGCTGTGCGGAGCGGACCCTCCGCTCAGAGCCCACAACCACAGCTGTTCCGCTTTTACTGCTCTACAG AAGCTGTTGTCCGAGTGTCAGAGCCACAGAGATTGCCAGCTGCCCGTCACCCACCTGCTGTTTGGGAAGGACCCCTGCCCCGGCACGGCCAAATACCTCCATGTGGACTACAAGTGTAAACCAA CTGAACACAAAAGACATGTGGTGTGTGAGGGGGGGACCATGATCCTGCGCTGTAAGCCCCCCAAGGTTCTCAACATCTATGCAGCTGTCTATGGGAGAAGTCTGGGCCAGACTGACACCTGCCCCTCACACCTAACAAGACCACCCCCATTTG AGTGTCTGAACCACGACGCTGTACACTTAGTGACCAAGTCCTGCTACAGCAAACAGAggtgtgttgttgctgtcagtAACCAGACCTTTAGGGACCCCTGCTTTCCAGGAACCAGGAAGTACCTCAGTGTGATCTATTCCTGTG CTCCTCCTTTGGATCTGGAGGAGCCTTTCTCCAAAGGGTCAGACAACTCAGGAGCTATGATGAGCAACTCTCTCCTGACCTACGCCTACATCAAAG AGCATGCAGAAATGGCAGCGCTGCTGTTCACCTCCAGCGTGTGTGTCGGCCTTCTGCTCACGCTGCTGGCCGTGTCGGTCCGAGTGACCTGCAGAGGACGCCGGCTCAGAGATCACAGACGCGCACCCAAGTCTCTTAGCCAGACCGTCAActgccaggaggaggaggaggaggacgatgacGAGGAGGACGATGATGACGAGGAAGGAACAGAAAGCTCTTTGATctcagctgcagaaaggaaggCGCTATACGGCTGGGAGGAAGTGACTTATGTGAGCGAGGCGGCCGAACGGGCCGAGAGGATTGAGCGCAGAGAGATGATCATTCAGGAGATATGGATGAATGCCTATCTGAATGGCAGCTCATGTTAA
- the haus1 gene encoding HAUS augmin-like complex subunit 1: MCDKIKKVNSWLSTVFGDQPVPHFEVNTRTVDILYQLAQSSESRCSDTALLLEDLKQKASEYQAEGAHLQDVLLQGVGLSSASLSKPASDYLSALVDTAMVLGVRDTSLSSFMPAVNSLTNELLEAEKANRRLERELRALRKRLGAVLVLRSNLQEDVSKTVKSQAVESAKAEERLLNMDFVTAKAKELGNRRERAEAQLVSRNMDKSITHQAIVQLSEEVTALKQEIIPLKKKLEPYMDLSPSPSLAQVKIEEAKRELAAIDSQLEKNMDFK, from the exons ATGTGTGACAAGATCAAGAAG GTGAACAGCTGGCTCAGCACAGTGTTTGGAGATCAGCCGGTGCCGCACTTTGAGGTCAACACGAGGACAGTGGACATACTGTACCAGCTGGCGCAGTCCAGTGAATCCCGGTGCAGTGACACAGCTCTCCTCTTAGAAGACCTCAAACAGAAAGCATCCGAGTATCAGGCCGAGG GAGCTCATCTCCAGGATGTTCTTCTGCAAGGCGTTGGCCTGTCCAGTGCAAGCTTGTCAAAGCCCGCTTCTGACTACTTGTCTGCTTTAGTGGACACAGCTATGGTGCTTGGAGTCAGAGACACATCACTTAGCAG CTTTATGCCCGCAGTGAACAGCCTCACCAACGAACTTCTGGAAGCAGAGAAGGCAAACAGGAGACTTGAGAGGGAACTCAGGGCGCTCAGGAAGAGACTTGGTGCTGTTCTGGTGCTGCGGAGCAACTTGCAAGA AGACGTCAGCAAAACTGTCAAATCTCAGGCAGTGGAGAGCGctaaagcagaggagagactgCTCAACATGGATTTTGTGACGGCAAAGGCTAAAGAACTTGGCAACAGACGGGAGAGAGCAGAG GCTCAGCTCGTATCCAGGAACATGGACAAATCCATCACCCACCAGGCTATTGTGCAGCTCTCTGAG gAAGTCACCGCGCTGAAACAAGAAATAATCCCCTTGAAAAAGAAACTGGAGCCTTACATGGACTTAAGCCCG AGTCCGTCTCTTGCTCAAGTGAAAATAGAAGAAGCAAAAAGAGAACTG GCTGCCATCGACTCCCAGCTGGAGAAGAACATGGATTTCAAGTGA